In Persicimonas caeni, a single window of DNA contains:
- a CDS encoding MlaD family protein → MKLKNVITPFKVGLLVLAGIVGTIFMIVQLTGGVSFSEEDSYTVYAHFDDVTGLAVNSRVMMAGIPIGQIKSIELAGAEARVDVAIDRDIKLYEGIEQPTGRYKNGATVAKKQASLIGDFFLEITPGTEGDVLDDGDRIHNVVEPVGPEELFERFNEITADIQQITESLSAVFGGEQGQQKIEQLLADLQEILGTLRTFVGSNSERVGRIVANAEMISRDVAQFTRTGTESLDDMIKDARTVVQEVKFIIGQSSGDLQAGLGTLRGTLSRLQTTLDSLNYSLQNVQDITDKVNEGEGTLGALVNSPTIAEKTERILADAEEFTGRLTRLKTIVQLRSEYHIQHEQLKNVVGVKLQPEPDKYYLLQLIDDFRGNTSIVREDINTTDSSAEDPLYRETTVTTTDDFKFSAQLARGWQATPWFMMYGRFGIMESSGGLGADFLFGEGQDLQVQTDVFDFSVDRNPRFRAFATYEFFEYAYIMGGVDDVLNEERRDYFLGVGLEFDDEDLKAIITTTGVPSP, encoded by the coding sequence ATGAAGCTCAAAAATGTCATAACGCCGTTCAAGGTGGGGCTGTTGGTGCTCGCCGGCATCGTGGGCACGATCTTTATGATCGTGCAGTTGACCGGGGGCGTCTCCTTTTCCGAAGAGGATAGCTACACCGTCTACGCGCACTTCGACGACGTCACCGGACTGGCGGTCAACTCGCGGGTCATGATGGCGGGGATCCCGATTGGCCAGATCAAATCGATCGAGCTAGCCGGCGCCGAGGCGCGTGTGGACGTCGCCATCGACCGCGACATCAAGCTGTACGAGGGGATCGAGCAGCCCACCGGCCGGTACAAAAACGGGGCGACGGTCGCCAAAAAGCAGGCGAGCCTCATCGGGGACTTCTTTTTGGAGATTACGCCGGGCACCGAGGGCGATGTGCTCGATGACGGCGACCGCATTCACAACGTCGTCGAGCCTGTGGGGCCCGAAGAGCTGTTCGAGCGGTTCAACGAAATCACCGCCGATATCCAGCAAATCACCGAGTCGTTGTCCGCAGTGTTCGGCGGAGAGCAGGGCCAGCAAAAGATCGAGCAGCTGTTGGCCGACCTGCAGGAGATTTTGGGCACGTTGCGCACCTTCGTCGGCTCGAATAGCGAGCGCGTGGGTCGCATCGTGGCCAACGCCGAGATGATCAGCCGCGACGTCGCCCAGTTTACGCGCACCGGCACTGAGTCGCTCGACGACATGATCAAGGACGCGCGCACCGTCGTCCAAGAGGTCAAGTTCATCATCGGCCAGTCCTCGGGCGACCTGCAGGCGGGCCTGGGCACCCTTCGCGGCACGCTCTCGCGGCTGCAGACCACGCTCGATTCGCTCAACTACAGCCTTCAGAACGTCCAAGACATCACCGACAAGGTCAACGAGGGCGAGGGGACGCTGGGGGCGCTGGTCAACAGCCCGACCATCGCCGAGAAGACCGAGCGTATCTTGGCCGACGCCGAGGAGTTCACCGGCCGGCTGACCCGGCTCAAGACCATTGTCCAACTGCGCTCCGAGTACCATATCCAGCACGAGCAGCTCAAAAATGTCGTGGGCGTCAAGCTGCAGCCCGAGCCCGACAAATACTATTTGCTGCAACTCATCGACGACTTCCGCGGCAACACGAGCATCGTGCGCGAGGATATCAACACCACCGACTCGAGCGCCGAAGATCCGCTGTACCGCGAGACCACCGTCACCACGACCGACGACTTCAAGTTCAGCGCGCAGCTCGCTCGCGGCTGGCAGGCCACGCCGTGGTTCATGATGTACGGCCGCTTCGGCATCATGGAGAGTTCGGGCGGCTTGGGCGCCGACTTCTTGTTCGGTGAGGGGCAAGACCTTCAGGTTCAGACCGACGTGTTCGACTTCTCGGTCGACCGCAACCCCCGCTTTCGCGCTTTCGCGACCTACGAGTTCTTCGAGTATGCGTAT
- a CDS encoding MlaE family ABC transporter permease: MLAKLKAGVEAIGNAAIGFVEELGQVVIMLVEAIVWAFRPPYRLRIWFQALETIGVGSLPIVLLTGMFAGLVLAYQSHYAFSLFNAESLVGGTVAVSLVRELGPVLAGLMVAGRTGSSMTTELGTMRVTEQIDAMAVMAVNPIQYLVTPRLFASIIMLPVLTMLSNLVGILAAYFLTVHVLGVDPGIFVAEIRDFVEPADLLKSGIKAAAFGMVIALVGCYKGFYASGGAKGVGEATTSSVVVSSVSILCIDYVLTVLMWD, from the coding sequence ATGCTCGCTAAGTTAAAGGCCGGGGTCGAGGCCATTGGCAACGCCGCGATTGGGTTCGTCGAGGAGCTTGGCCAGGTGGTCATCATGCTCGTCGAGGCGATCGTGTGGGCGTTTCGACCGCCATATCGGCTGCGCATCTGGTTCCAGGCGCTCGAGACGATCGGGGTCGGCAGCCTGCCGATCGTGCTGCTGACCGGCATGTTTGCCGGGCTGGTCCTGGCGTATCAGTCGCACTACGCGTTCAGTCTGTTCAATGCCGAGTCCCTCGTCGGCGGCACGGTGGCCGTGTCGCTGGTGCGCGAGCTCGGACCGGTGCTCGCCGGACTGATGGTCGCCGGCCGTACGGGAAGCTCGATGACCACCGAGCTGGGCACGATGCGGGTGACCGAGCAGATCGATGCGATGGCGGTCATGGCCGTCAACCCGATCCAGTACCTGGTCACCCCGCGCCTTTTCGCCAGCATCATCATGCTGCCGGTCCTCACCATGCTGTCGAATCTGGTGGGTATCTTGGCGGCGTATTTCCTGACAGTGCACGTCCTCGGCGTCGACCCGGGCATCTTCGTGGCCGAGATTCGCGACTTCGTCGAGCCGGCCGATTTGCTCAAGTCGGGCATCAAGGCAGCGGCCTTCGGGATGGTCATCGCGCTGGTTGGCTGTTACAAAGGATTCTATGCGTCAGGTGGCGCCAAAGGGGTTGGGGAGGCGACGACGTCCTCCGTGGTGGTAAGCAGCGTGTCGATCCTGTGCATTGATTACGTCCTCACGGTGCTGATGTGGGATTGA
- a CDS encoding LysM peptidoglycan-binding domain-containing protein: MKLPYAKLSLFIAFVALSLSSADALAQEQMAEAGADAPSAVDVAVDSIHEATTTAFDASSDKTRAAGIGTEEGTKDYEEVTKLEELEEQTLDAVLVGNDNEFDSQLLAPFRGSLSSLHEDLGYVAELHQLSGMPPAGSKLLDVEAVRKRFENTQVLGLTEHNQATVRAYLDFFDGRGKPILAGWMKRMARYAPLIKKTLREEGLPEDLIYVAMIESGFSPWARSPANAVGLWQFIRSTGRYMDLRIDAYVDERRDPVKATRAAARYLTYLHEKFGSWPLALAGYNGGPGLVAKTIKKHNSNNYWFICRQKGMYSETRRYVPKVIAAALVAKNADIFDLDILDEHDAWDFDVVEVDPKTRLSLVARAVGTDVDTLEELNPELLRNYTPPGKSKYELRIPAGTTKKFVENFDKVKTEEGADHVTYRVRFGESVRMIGERMEVPPRVIRAANGLDQDELPQFGQEIVLPKKALGTWKPRKKSKSKKVILLPSKKFDHPKKKRYFYQVNDGDTLEAMARGLGVKPADIVMWNDLDPTAHLKEGLYLQIFLPEDKKVDSLALAAGEEVKPIVIGSNEHKAYKRKKSRGSGRGRRWHRVRSGESLWLIARKYRVTVKKLKRWNRRLRRSNTLQPGQKILVYPGR; encoded by the coding sequence ATGAAGTTGCCGTACGCTAAGCTAAGCCTCTTTATCGCTTTTGTGGCGTTGTCTCTTTCCTCTGCCGACGCCTTGGCGCAAGAACAGATGGCCGAGGCTGGCGCCGACGCGCCCTCGGCGGTCGACGTCGCCGTGGACTCGATTCACGAGGCGACCACCACCGCCTTCGACGCCTCATCGGACAAAACGCGTGCCGCTGGCATCGGCACCGAGGAGGGCACGAAAGATTACGAAGAGGTCACCAAGCTCGAGGAGCTCGAAGAGCAGACGCTCGACGCGGTGCTGGTGGGAAACGACAACGAGTTCGACTCGCAGCTCCTGGCGCCGTTTCGCGGCAGCTTGAGTTCGTTGCACGAAGATCTGGGCTACGTCGCCGAGTTGCACCAACTGTCGGGCATGCCACCGGCGGGCTCGAAGCTGCTCGATGTCGAGGCGGTCCGGAAGCGCTTCGAAAATACTCAGGTGCTGGGGCTGACCGAACACAACCAAGCGACCGTGCGCGCTTACCTCGACTTTTTCGACGGGCGAGGAAAGCCGATTCTGGCCGGCTGGATGAAGCGCATGGCGAGGTACGCGCCGCTCATCAAAAAGACGCTGCGTGAAGAAGGCTTGCCCGAAGACCTCATCTACGTGGCCATGATCGAGAGTGGCTTCAGCCCATGGGCGCGCTCGCCGGCCAACGCCGTAGGTTTGTGGCAGTTCATCCGCTCGACGGGCCGCTACATGGACCTGCGCATCGACGCCTACGTCGACGAACGACGTGACCCGGTCAAGGCGACCCGCGCGGCCGCCCGTTACCTGACCTACCTGCACGAAAAGTTCGGCTCCTGGCCGCTGGCGCTCGCCGGCTACAACGGCGGGCCGGGCCTGGTAGCCAAAACCATCAAGAAGCACAACTCGAACAACTACTGGTTCATCTGCCGCCAAAAGGGCATGTACAGCGAGACGCGTCGCTACGTGCCCAAGGTCATCGCCGCGGCGCTGGTGGCCAAAAACGCCGACATCTTCGATCTCGACATCCTCGACGAGCACGACGCCTGGGACTTCGACGTGGTCGAGGTCGACCCGAAGACGCGCCTGAGCCTGGTCGCCCGGGCCGTGGGAACCGATGTCGATACTCTCGAGGAGCTCAACCCCGAGCTGCTCCGCAACTACACCCCGCCCGGCAAGAGCAAATATGAGCTGCGCATCCCGGCCGGAACGACCAAGAAGTTCGTCGAGAATTTCGACAAGGTGAAAACCGAGGAAGGCGCCGATCACGTCACCTATCGGGTGCGCTTCGGTGAGTCGGTCAGGATGATCGGCGAGCGCATGGAGGTGCCGCCGCGCGTGATTCGGGCGGCGAACGGCCTCGACCAGGACGAGCTCCCACAGTTCGGCCAAGAGATCGTCCTCCCCAAAAAGGCGCTCGGCACCTGGAAACCCCGTAAGAAGAGCAAGTCGAAGAAGGTCATTTTGCTGCCTTCCAAAAAGTTCGACCACCCCAAAAAGAAGCGTTACTTCTACCAGGTCAACGACGGCGACACCCTCGAGGCGATGGCTCGCGGGCTAGGCGTCAAACCAGCCGACATCGTCATGTGGAACGACCTCGACCCCACCGCCCATCTCAAAGAGGGCCTCTACTTGCAGATCTTTTTGCCCGAGGACAAAAAGGTCGACTCGCTGGCGCTGGCCGCAGGCGAAGAGGTCAAGCCCATCGTCATCGGCAGCAACGAGCACAAAGCCTACAAGCGAAAGAAGAGCCGCGGGTCGGGACGCGGCCGGCGCTGGCACCGGGTGCGCTCGGGCGAGAGCCTGTGGCTCATCGCCCGCAAGTACCGGGTGACAGTCAAAAAGCTCAAGCGGTGGAATCGCCGCCTTCGCCGCAGCAACACGCTGCAGCCGGGCCAGAAGATTCTGGTCTACCCGGGAAGGTAA
- a CDS encoding peroxiredoxin family protein — MNSQYVKMVVLGAAVAAFVAVQLAPWDLSEKEGVAEAVVDLQGEWVDRPAPDFQLPNVDTGQQMSLSDFRGKVIFLNFWASFCEPCRREMPSMENLVRQYKNRGLEMVAVSLDPEQQDINKFMNEFLPGQRSAMTVLWDAAGQSSQAYGTEFIPETYIIDRQGRIVARFVNEYDWTRPEAKQLIEALL, encoded by the coding sequence ATGAACAGTCAGTATGTGAAAATGGTCGTGTTGGGAGCCGCCGTCGCTGCCTTTGTGGCAGTGCAGTTGGCGCCTTGGGATCTCTCCGAAAAGGAAGGCGTCGCCGAAGCCGTGGTCGACCTTCAGGGGGAGTGGGTCGACCGGCCCGCGCCCGACTTCCAGCTGCCCAACGTCGACACCGGCCAGCAGATGTCGCTGTCGGACTTTCGCGGCAAGGTCATCTTCTTGAACTTCTGGGCGAGCTTCTGCGAGCCGTGCCGCCGCGAGATGCCCAGCATGGAGAACTTGGTCCGACAGTACAAAAACCGAGGCCTCGAGATGGTCGCGGTCAGTCTCGATCCCGAGCAGCAGGATATCAACAAGTTCATGAACGAGTTCTTGCCTGGCCAGCGCAGCGCCATGACCGTGTTGTGGGACGCCGCTGGCCAGAGCAGCCAAGCCTACGGCACCGAGTTCATCCCCGAGACCTACATCATCGACCGGCAGGGGCGCATCGTGGCGCGCTTCGTCAACGAGTACGACTGGACGCGCCCCGAGGCCAAGCAACTTATCGAGGCCTTGCTCTAG
- a CDS encoding MBL fold metallo-hydrolase → MQSSQSQPNQMQVDIIASEVSDNFFYVVHDAAGKAALIDPIDGAQAVAHISEHGLDLELVVNTHFHHDHIGGNDTVFERFPNARLVAGAGDSERIEAQQSRSIDRRLADGDSVEVGEASLTVLDTPGHTPGHISLLGGEHLFCGDTIFVAGAGNCKFGGDPSVLYRTFASVLSELDDEVVFYPGHDYSVRDLEFALSLEPDNERAEELLEEARAKNEAGEIFLTTLGTERRYSPFFRYSDPELVRALEDEHADVFEEEREESETRDEAVFRTVRELRNRW, encoded by the coding sequence ATGCAATCGAGCCAAAGCCAGCCGAACCAAATGCAAGTCGACATCATCGCCAGCGAAGTGAGTGACAATTTCTTCTATGTGGTCCACGATGCCGCCGGGAAAGCTGCGCTGATCGATCCTATCGACGGCGCACAGGCCGTGGCGCACATCTCGGAGCACGGTCTCGATTTGGAACTCGTCGTCAACACGCATTTCCACCATGACCACATCGGCGGCAACGACACCGTCTTCGAGCGCTTCCCGAATGCGCGCCTCGTTGCCGGGGCCGGCGACAGCGAACGCATCGAGGCGCAGCAATCTAGGAGCATCGACCGTCGCTTGGCCGACGGCGATAGCGTCGAGGTGGGCGAGGCGAGCCTGACGGTGCTCGACACGCCCGGACACACGCCGGGCCATATCAGCCTGCTTGGCGGCGAGCATCTGTTCTGCGGCGACACGATTTTCGTGGCCGGCGCAGGCAACTGCAAATTCGGCGGGGACCCGTCGGTCCTCTATCGCACGTTCGCCTCGGTCTTGAGCGAACTCGACGACGAGGTTGTCTTTTATCCGGGCCACGACTATTCGGTGCGCGACCTTGAGTTCGCCTTGTCGCTCGAGCCGGACAACGAGCGTGCCGAGGAGTTGCTCGAGGAGGCGAGGGCGAAGAACGAAGCCGGCGAGATCTTTTTGACCACGCTCGGCACCGAGCGACGCTACAGCCCGTTTTTCCGCTACTCGGACCCCGAACTCGTGCGCGCCCTCGAAGACGAGCACGCCGACGTGTTCGAAGAGGAGCGAGAAGAATCCGAAACCCGCGACGAAGCGGTATTTCGCACCGTTCGCGAACTTCGAAACCGATGGTGA
- a CDS encoding thrombospondin type 3 repeat-containing protein has translation MRIFTALAVVASFTLTGCFLDFEQFDERQAPISDAGDVSGDDVALPDGDLPDGGDAGDTSDTSESPLVIGSNCSSDADCGADGLCRDGYCTIACAAETECPDGSSCHVLGDESLCLADCDATASCDGVAGRDDLSCAMVASDAEFGATPRGRRACVADSDADSVADSVDNCPSTANPLQRDRDGDGDGDACDNEPLCHASAGSGLLDYGTTTYEAINYTIPETTTLDWLPILGGTDAEGNQVSSMAVIDRAAGTWADPADLPYAASGRLVSQTSGERYVVTPGVLQTGEPEFGEYILVERDGTASFGPDYSLELHDKTLASTGLDRLVVHGYSEDTSAVSNTWEIRRYDPASGYWVTRHASTDSDRVKWHVTRDMQGNLIFYSKIQPSISVMRLVVIDPEGNRLQASNVALPSREPPATGQFDPFIVPGPGNVVYAFDRAVGSAVRIDLESGAIARINEFDLNLDTNEANFVAVPGSPSFILVQRSTMDSTQLKASEYFLPCLPGTDARDEDGDGVGDITDNCPMVANPDQKDADNDTVGDECDPDADNDGIANNADKAIADDGVTEISYALDTDNDGTDNENDDDDDNDGIVDTADRMPLDTDNDGLHNGLDNDDDADGYSDAEERNAGTDNLVALSFPGVGTISWVRETDSGRSVEYAPVTSTSNPTALSVANGGAPYEPRFVDNGAQFFALAGEPGAATAVHLISTDPNATEPVQTFELGVTLRGAAPAEGGLNDGALATVVAAHSTTEAPDQWQLSQISVTDQVATPLVTMFGEVWSPNPAAGTIGFLAAPANCEPCVTGYVVASSGGTPQELRSGVNNPVKLRYDGSVALMVADASDGEGTSGFIYSSGRTREVRPEGITEVDSLERFGSEGHLVLSGRASSDEAFSLWLYNARAHRWHQVLSDGDNLVEVDWIGAVPPPPEQPEPL, from the coding sequence ATGCGTATTTTCACAGCCCTCGCCGTAGTCGCCAGTTTCACACTTACCGGCTGCTTCTTGGACTTCGAACAATTCGACGAGCGCCAGGCGCCCATCTCCGACGCTGGAGATGTGTCTGGAGACGATGTCGCTCTGCCCGACGGCGACCTGCCTGACGGCGGCGACGCCGGCGACACGTCGGACACCTCGGAGTCTCCCCTGGTCATCGGAAGCAATTGCAGCAGCGATGCTGACTGCGGAGCCGACGGACTGTGCCGCGATGGATATTGCACCATCGCATGCGCCGCCGAGACCGAGTGCCCCGACGGTAGCTCGTGTCACGTGCTCGGCGACGAGTCGCTGTGTCTGGCGGACTGCGACGCAACCGCGAGTTGTGACGGGGTTGCCGGACGCGACGACCTGTCGTGCGCCATGGTTGCCAGCGACGCCGAATTCGGCGCGACCCCGCGCGGCCGCCGCGCTTGCGTGGCCGACTCCGACGCCGACAGCGTCGCAGATAGCGTCGACAACTGCCCCAGCACGGCTAACCCGCTCCAGCGCGACCGCGACGGTGACGGTGACGGCGATGCCTGCGACAATGAGCCGCTCTGTCACGCATCGGCCGGCAGCGGACTGCTCGACTACGGCACGACTACCTACGAAGCGATCAACTACACGATCCCCGAGACGACCACCCTCGACTGGCTGCCCATTTTGGGCGGCACCGATGCCGAGGGAAATCAGGTCTCGTCGATGGCAGTCATCGATCGCGCCGCCGGCACCTGGGCGGACCCCGCCGACCTGCCCTACGCAGCCTCAGGTCGCCTGGTGTCGCAAACCTCCGGCGAGCGCTACGTCGTCACCCCGGGCGTGCTGCAGACCGGCGAGCCCGAATTTGGCGAGTATATCCTCGTCGAGCGCGACGGCACGGCCAGCTTCGGCCCGGACTACTCGCTCGAATTGCACGACAAGACACTCGCCTCGACCGGCCTCGACCGACTGGTAGTGCACGGCTACTCCGAAGACACCTCCGCGGTTTCTAACACCTGGGAGATTCGACGCTACGATCCCGCCTCCGGCTATTGGGTCACCCGGCATGCCTCCACCGACTCCGATCGCGTCAAGTGGCATGTCACCCGCGACATGCAGGGCAATCTCATCTTCTACTCGAAGATCCAGCCCTCGATCAGCGTGATGCGCTTGGTGGTGATCGACCCGGAAGGCAACCGCTTGCAAGCATCGAACGTCGCCCTCCCGTCGCGTGAGCCGCCTGCGACCGGTCAATTCGACCCCTTCATCGTCCCCGGCCCGGGCAACGTCGTCTACGCGTTCGACCGTGCGGTGGGCTCGGCGGTGCGCATCGATTTGGAGAGCGGCGCTATCGCCCGAATCAACGAATTCGACCTGAACTTGGACACCAACGAAGCGAATTTCGTGGCCGTCCCGGGCTCTCCGAGCTTTATCTTGGTGCAGCGCTCCACGATGGACTCGACCCAACTGAAAGCCAGCGAGTACTTCTTGCCGTGTCTTCCGGGAACCGACGCACGCGATGAAGATGGTGACGGCGTGGGCGATATCACCGACAACTGCCCGATGGTCGCCAATCCCGACCAGAAAGACGCCGACAACGACACGGTCGGAGATGAGTGCGATCCCGATGCCGATAACGACGGGATTGCCAACAACGCCGACAAGGCGATTGCCGACGACGGGGTCACCGAGATCTCCTACGCCCTGGACACGGACAACGACGGCACCGACAACGAGAACGACGACGACGATGACAACGACGGCATCGTCGACACCGCCGATCGGATGCCGCTCGACACCGACAACGACGGGCTGCACAACGGCCTCGACAACGATGACGACGCCGACGGCTACAGCGACGCCGAAGAGAGAAACGCAGGCACCGACAACCTCGTGGCGCTGAGCTTTCCCGGCGTAGGCACCATCTCCTGGGTCCGTGAGACAGACTCGGGCCGCAGCGTCGAGTACGCGCCGGTCACCAGCACCAGCAACCCGACGGCCCTGTCGGTCGCCAATGGCGGGGCGCCTTACGAGCCGCGTTTCGTCGACAACGGCGCGCAGTTCTTTGCGTTGGCCGGAGAGCCGGGCGCGGCCACCGCTGTGCACCTGATCTCGACCGACCCTAACGCGACGGAGCCGGTGCAGACCTTCGAGCTGGGCGTGACGCTTCGCGGCGCCGCGCCGGCCGAGGGTGGACTCAACGACGGAGCCCTGGCGACCGTGGTCGCCGCTCACTCGACCACCGAGGCCCCCGATCAGTGGCAGTTGTCGCAGATTAGCGTCACCGACCAAGTCGCCACGCCCCTCGTCACAATGTTCGGCGAGGTCTGGTCGCCTAACCCGGCGGCCGGCACCATCGGATTCTTGGCGGCCCCCGCCAATTGTGAGCCCTGCGTGACCGGTTACGTGGTGGCCTCCAGCGGCGGCACCCCGCAGGAGCTCAGGTCGGGGGTGAACAATCCTGTGAAGTTGCGTTATGATGGCTCGGTCGCCCTGATGGTGGCCGACGCTTCGGACGGCGAAGGCACCTCGGGCTTCATCTACTCGAGTGGGCGCACGCGCGAGGTTCGCCCCGAAGGCATCACCGAGGTCGACTCGCTGGAGCGCTTCGGCAGCGAAGGCCACCTGGTGCTGTCTGGACGAGCCAGCAGCGACGAGGCCTTTTCGCTTTGGCTGTACAACGCCCGTGCACACCGCTGGCACCAGGTGCTGTCCGATGGCGACAATCTGGTCGAAGTCGACTGGATCGGCGCGGTGCCGCCGCCCCCTGAGCAACCGGAACCGCTTTGA
- a CDS encoding serine/threonine protein kinase — protein MTEEQPQKFGNYTLHKLIARGGMAEIYRATMPGIGGFEKTVAIKKILPHLAENEEFITMLKDEANILVSISHSNIAQVYDLGKIEDTYYISMEYVHGIDLSHVIKSLHKRSEYLPIEHAVYIGSCMCAGLHAAHTNTDKQGNPLNIVHRDVSPHNVIISYAGDVKLIDFGVAKAAVKESHTQMGVIKGKLLYMAPEQAMAKDLDGRADLFAVGLCMYKMLTHELPFRGENEFQIYNNILSKEITPPKQLNPQVPEEVNQIVMTLLQRDPDKRYQDGYSAKQDLERALHNVAPGYTVNRLSRFIEDNFSKAAQQQQQNAQDISGPSGVAPQTPSANSVGTGQLQSGDDIPELELEPEGFDNANSGRERVPAGGQPNANSFGAEPPPQPPSAGPQGNFRTQTNSEKSTGQLNAKQLAQGAEADKKSGPPTAVYAIGLLLLVIVGLVVYGIMFAETSTTTEQPAETANAPAPSAEESAPSPTVRVSLDSEPTGAKIVRGEDTLGTTPHELTLMRSDEPITLVLRKEGFAETVFQIIPDSNLDQTIELEPGEGEEAGEPSAELNFEVEEGDGEEAAVEDDAPRDDVQRDTPEPKEEPQEAPAPPKEEKSESTSASKTTQKPAPAKPEPKPEPKQMPVDDGASGQAPPPADDAPSLFDDEPSEPASAPKPKEQGGGGESEEKSDDIIDPFG, from the coding sequence ATGACTGAAGAGCAGCCACAAAAGTTCGGCAACTACACCCTCCACAAGCTTATCGCGCGTGGTGGTATGGCCGAGATCTATCGAGCCACGATGCCTGGCATCGGCGGCTTCGAGAAGACCGTGGCGATCAAGAAGATCCTGCCGCACCTGGCTGAGAACGAAGAATTCATCACCATGCTCAAGGATGAGGCCAACATCCTGGTGAGCATCAGCCACTCGAACATCGCGCAGGTCTACGACCTCGGTAAGATCGAGGACACGTATTATATCTCCATGGAGTACGTCCATGGGATCGACCTGTCGCACGTGATCAAGTCGCTGCACAAACGCAGCGAGTACCTGCCCATCGAGCACGCCGTCTACATCGGAAGCTGCATGTGCGCCGGCTTGCACGCCGCGCACACCAACACCGACAAGCAGGGCAACCCGCTCAACATCGTCCACCGCGACGTCAGCCCGCACAACGTCATCATCAGCTACGCGGGCGACGTCAAACTGATCGATTTCGGGGTGGCCAAAGCGGCGGTCAAAGAGAGCCACACCCAGATGGGCGTCATCAAGGGTAAGCTTCTATACATGGCTCCCGAGCAGGCGATGGCCAAAGACCTCGACGGTCGCGCCGACCTGTTCGCCGTGGGGCTGTGCATGTACAAGATGCTCACCCACGAGCTGCCCTTCCGCGGCGAGAATGAATTCCAGATTTACAACAACATTCTCTCCAAAGAGATCACGCCGCCCAAGCAGCTCAACCCGCAGGTGCCCGAAGAGGTCAATCAGATCGTGATGACCCTCCTGCAGCGCGACCCCGACAAGCGCTACCAGGACGGCTACTCCGCCAAGCAAGACCTCGAGCGCGCACTGCACAATGTGGCGCCGGGCTACACCGTCAACCGGTTGAGCCGCTTTATCGAGGACAACTTCAGCAAAGCGGCGCAGCAACAGCAGCAAAACGCTCAAGACATCTCCGGACCGTCGGGCGTGGCTCCACAAACCCCGTCGGCCAACTCGGTCGGCACCGGACAACTGCAAAGCGGCGACGATATCCCCGAGCTCGAACTCGAGCCCGAGGGTTTCGACAACGCCAACTCCGGGCGCGAGCGTGTGCCCGCCGGCGGACAACCCAACGCGAACTCCTTTGGCGCCGAGCCGCCTCCGCAGCCGCCTTCAGCCGGTCCGCAGGGCAATTTCCGAACACAGACGAACAGCGAAAAGAGCACCGGCCAGCTCAATGCCAAGCAGTTGGCTCAAGGCGCCGAGGCAGACAAAAAGAGCGGACCGCCGACGGCGGTCTACGCCATCGGCCTGCTCCTGTTGGTCATTGTCGGCTTGGTCGTCTACGGGATCATGTTTGCCGAGACATCGACGACCACCGAGCAGCCTGCGGAGACAGCCAACGCTCCGGCGCCGAGCGCCGAAGAGTCGGCGCCCTCGCCCACCGTACGCGTCAGCCTCGACTCGGAGCCCACCGGCGCCAAGATCGTTCGCGGCGAGGATACGTTGGGCACGACACCGCACGAGTTGACGCTCATGCGCAGCGACGAGCCGATCACCCTGGTTTTGCGCAAAGAAGGCTTCGCCGAGACCGTCTTCCAGATCATTCCCGACTCCAACCTCGATCAGACCATCGAACTCGAGCCCGGCGAGGGTGAAGAGGCCGGTGAGCCGAGCGCCGAGCTCAATTTCGAGGTCGAAGAAGGCGACGGTGAGGAGGCTGCCGTCGAGGATGACGCCCCGCGCGACGACGTCCAACGCGACACGCCCGAGCCCAAAGAAGAGCCGCAAGAGGCGCCCGCGCCTCCCAAAGAAGAGAAATCCGAAAGCACGAGCGCTTCGAAGACTACGCAGAAACCTGCCCCGGCGAAGCCCGAGCCCAAGCCCGAGCCCAAGCAAATGCCCGTCGACGACGGCGCATCCGGCCAAGCTCCGCCGCCGGCTGACGACGCCCCCTCGCTGTTCGACGACGAGCCGTCTGAGCCCGCCAGCGCCCCCAAGCCCAAAGAGCAAGGCGGCGGTGGCGAGAGCGAAGAGAAGTCCGACGACATCATCGATCCCTTCGGGTAA